One Microtus pennsylvanicus isolate mMicPen1 chromosome 10, mMicPen1.hap1, whole genome shotgun sequence genomic window, TACAACCCACTGGACTTTAACAGAAAACACCTGCTGAAACATCTATAAGCTCAGGGCACATGCACGACTGCAATCTGGAAACGCAATGACCTGCATTGACTGCGAGCATCCTGTCTCCAGTCTCCAAAGCAGACGCTGCAAAACCATGCAATGGTAAAACTGTTCACTTCTTATTAATCTGAAATGTTTGACTtggtaggttaaaaaaaaagtcatggtgTTTACTGTAAGACAACTTAACTAGTTTTATACAATACTATACTCTGAAACACTGACTAGTAAGACCACTTAAGAGACTGCAGTAGTAACCAGGCAATGCCTTAATTACTATCTTATACACATTATGTACTGTTTTCATAGCCGTGAGAGTGAGCTTTCTAAAGGAATGCACTTTTGGGCGGGGGGTCTTAACAGCTTTCATAGAACCTCAAAGTGTGCCTTTCACAGGATGGACACTGATAAAAATCACTTCCATGAGTtttggaacaaaaaaaaatgcaatataaGGTGATGGCTGAAAGAGCTGCAAGAGATAGGGATCCCATCTTTAAACACATACCAAAATACCAACTTAATAGTGAATCTAAGGATTCAAGTTAAATCTAATTTACTAATACAATCTCTCAGTGGTCCCTTAGATGCCCTGGCAGTTAGAATAAGAAAGTCCTCCACAGGTTCATGTACTTACACTCAGCCCTcagctggtggcgctgtttgtGGCAGTTTAGGAGATGCCCTTGGATGAAGAACATCACTGGTGGTGGGGCCACTTCTAGGTCGCTGCCTTTACTCATGtgacctctcagcttcctgctcctgcaacCAAGCCTCTCCACTAGGACAGCTCCCTCTTTCTCTGAAGTATAAACCAGGACATTTTCTTTCCCCCATATGTGGCTTCTGGTTACtgttttttatcatagcaacagaaaagtaaccaatacagaagctttaaaataatattactgCTTTAAAAATGACTAGCTTAATCCACTGTACAAAACAATAGATTTCACAATATTTTTGTTCAAGTatataattttgataattttcatAAATCATTATCTCCTCTAGTTCTTTCCCCCAATAATTTCCTATTTTCATGTCAGATGTGAAAatcatatatgtctatataaaacCTAGGTTCCatgtatttttccttttggagTCTGGCCTATTTTTCTTAGAAAGCTGactctaattccatctatttttctgcaaatgacttaattttgttctttatggTTGAACCACTGTGTATATATGCCATGTTTTCTTCACACATCCTTCTCTTGATGGATGATACTTGGATGATACTATAACTCAGCTATAGTGAACGGTGTTGCGACAGGCAAAGGTGAGCAAATATTTCTGAAGTTTGTTGACTTGAGTTCTTCAAGACAGATATCCAGGAGTGAAACAGCTCAACACCTCACGgcatttctatttctctttctcttctttatgttgtttttctttttcaagacaggatttctctgtgtagccttgattgtcctgggacttgctctgtagaccaggctagcttacTCCCAGacaccagcctgcctctgcctcctgggtgctgagattaatggcACTAATCGGGTCACTAACGCCTGGCTTGGCTGTTCTATTTCTTGTTTGAGGAACCTTTATATTGACTCCCATAGTGGCGATACTATTTTACTTTCCTACTACTTGTGTATAAAATGTGCCTTCGTCCTCATCCTTGCCAGTATTTGTTATGTGTTTAATAGCCATTTTAGCAGgtttgagatggaatctcaatgtGATTTTTATCCACATGTAAATTaattctttttacattttctctTCACTCAACTGCTTTCCCAAAGACGCTGTGGTACAACTTCATTTCAAAATGAAGGCTTTTGTCTGGACCCTTGGTGTGCTACTCTTTCTACTGAGCACTGATCATTGCAAAGGAGGGCAGTTCAGAATAAAAAAGATAACCCAAAGGAGATATCCCCGTGCCACAGATGGTAAAGAGGAAGCAAAGAAATGTTCATATACATTCTTGGTACCTGAACAAAAAATAACAGGACCAATCTGTGTCAACACCAAAGGTCAAGATGCAGGTACTATTAAAGACATGATCACCAGGATGGACCTGGAGAACCTGAAGGATGTACTTTCCAGGCAGAAACGAGAGATAGACGTCCTGCAGCTGGTGGTGGATGTCGATGGGAACATCGTAAATGAGGTGAAGCTGCTGAGGAAGGAAAGCCGGAACATGAACTCTCGAGTCACTCAGCTCTACATGCAACTGTTACACGAGATCATCCGCAAAAGAGATAATTCACTGGAGCTCTCCCAGCTGGAAAACAGAATCCTCAACATCACCACGGAAATGCTGAGGATGGCAACAAGGTACAGGGAGCTGGAGGTGAAATATGCTTCCTTGACTGATCTTGTCAATAACCAGTCTGTGACAATCACGTTGTTGGAAGAACAGTGCTTGAGGATATTTTCCCGACAAGACACCCAAGTGTCTCCCCCTCTTGTTCAAGTTGTGCCACGACACATTCCTAACAGCCACCAGCACACGCCTGGTCTGCTAGGGGGAAATGAGATACAGAGGGACCCAGGATATCCCAGAGACTTAATGCCTCCACCAGATCTAGCAACAGCTTCCACAAAAAGTCCTTTCAAGATTCCAGCAGTAACTTTCATCAATGAAGGTGAGTTATCTCTTATTGGTCAAATGGGAGAATGAAGCTGGCATGCTATTCAATTCATGCAACAATACTCTTAAATAGCCCTTGTTCTTGTGTGGTGATATCATACATGTTCaattaaaattgtaatttttaaaagcagtattagggtttaatataaaatatctctgTTCTCCCTGCTCTTAAGTTTCTAGGTGCTTACATaaaaaattttggtttttttccctgtGAAAAAGAACTCTTCCCTCCAAATTCTCACAATGGAGGCTGCTGTCAATGAGAAGAATGGCTACTGCTGCACTAACTGAGAGATCGCTCTGCACCTGAGCCTGCAGCCACAGCTCCACCTCCTGCCATCCTTCAGAATCCTTTCTGCTTCCGCCTGTGCTCTTTCCCTAACCCTTATCTAAAAGAGTGTTTACCATcttgctctcttcctcctcctccagcctgcAATGGAGTGTTCCATCTCCACTCAGGAGTGTGATTCCTAACACCGCTCTGTGACTAATCAGATACTGGGTCTTGTTTTTCTCAACTTCAAAACATCTACACAAAACCTAGCTTTGTTATGTAAGGAAGAAAAGGGGCTCATATTTTCCAGGTGAAACAACCAAGGTTTTTGTCAACATTAAAAATCCCAACACTAATACTGAGAGCTCTACCTCAGTTTCTGAGTTCCTTCTTCTCATGGCTTTGCTGCTGAGTGTTGACTCTGGGGGGACCAGTAAACAAACAgattcctttgtttctctttgtccCTCTGATGTGAGCATCATCTTACAAGACGGCTCCTAAACCTTTACAAGATGACAACTTCTTCCTTACACTGAACGGAAAACTCAGATGCCCAGAAGAACAATAGAAGCTATTTACTTATTGCAAAGGCAGGACATAAAAAAGGCCAGGAAGAAACAGCACAAGGTGGCAGTCCGCAGCAGAGGTGCCCACCAACATTTGATCCCTGCTTCTGGACTTCCACGGTCATGCTGGAGTCTTCTAATTTCCCTGGTTTTCCATTGACATCTTTCTTGTTCATACCGTGAACGAGCTGTCTTCAAGACACTCTTTTAGAGGTCCCCCACATCTCAAGATGTCAAGATCATCTGGGCTATGCCTGCTCCTGAGTGGAGCACTGCCTCTTGGTTTAAGAGATGCGGGACTTCTGCATTAGGATAGTCTATTACTTCCTGTACCAAGGCTTCCTCTATTGAAATCTGGGTGATCAAGGTTTACCTCAAGGCTTTAGAGACTAATGCTGTGCCTTCCCAGACTCACAGACATTAATTAATAAATGGCTCTTTTTCTAAATCATGAGCCACTTCTTGAGTCTGTTTTCTATACCACACTACACTGAAGTTactgtgatttgtttgtttgcctccCTGCTGGACCAAGTTTGGCATGTTGTGAGCATTGTATTTGAAGAATGAGTAAGTAAgccataaaataattatttggtcAAACCAACGTTTTCCTGCTAGAAGTAATTATCACGGCAAAAATAGCAGAAGCATAAGCATCCTTTGTACATATCCATATACCATACATCTGCTTATTAATTCTCTGCAAAAACAAagtctcattttctcattttcctttcatgTGTTTCCTTcataaaaatgtttcaataaaGCAAATCTACTTTCTTTCTTGCATTCTGCGACTTCTGTCCATTCAAATAAGGCTGAGATCAAATGATACAAACTGAAGGTCCTCCTTGAAGCCCTTGCCGACCTCCACAGGCCTGGAGGTGTCTGCAATGCACACATTCTTGAGTTATATTTTACCTTTACAAGAACCCACAGCACATCTAGGGGAAGTGCATTCTAAAACAGAAGCTTCTTTCTGGCAGTTGGATACCATGTCTCAAGTGTAGGTGCTAACACATTAGATGATTTGATAACACAGAGCCTCAAAGTGATTAATCTAAAGACTTTCATGAAAACAAGTGTTAAGAGCAGAAACCATACGGGGATCATTAAGCTAGGTAAATAATCATCATTAATTAGTGACCCAAACCCTTTAATTTTCAAAGACATGTACAAAATTATTCACTAGgtctagaaaagaaaaagcattgaCCTTTCCCAtcctttttaaaacttaagtttTATTAAGCTCTTAATGTATACGATTTATCAGTATGGTAGTTCATATGTAATTTACAGAAAGCTAACTGAGCTGCATTTTATCAAGCTATGGCAGGTACAATTACAAAAATGCAGCTGCTCTCAG contains:
- the Angptl1 gene encoding angiopoietin-related protein 1 — protein: MKAFVWTLGVLLFLLSTDHCKGGQFRIKKITQRRYPRATDGKEEAKKCSYTFLVPEQKITGPICVNTKGQDAGTIKDMITRMDLENLKDVLSRQKREIDVLQLVVDVDGNIVNEVKLLRKESRNMNSRVTQLYMQLLHEIIRKRDNSLELSQLENRILNITTEMLRMATRYRELEVKYASLTDLVNNQSVTITLLEEQCLRIFSRQDTQVSPPLVQVVPRHIPNSHQHTPGLLGGNEIQRDPGYPRDLMPPPDLATASTKSPFKIPAVTFINEGPFKDCQQAKEAGHSASGIYMIKPENSNGLMQLWCDNSLDPGGWTVIQKRTDGSVNFFRNWENYKKGFGNIDGEYWLGLDNIYKLSNQDNYKLLIELEDWSDKKVYAEYSSFRLEPESESYRLRLGTYQGNAGDSMMWHNGKQFTTLDRDKDMYTGNCAHFHKGGWWYNACAHSNLNGVWYRGGHYRSKHQDGIFWAEYRGGSYSLKAVQMMIKPID